The Streptococcus mitis genome has a segment encoding these proteins:
- a CDS encoding peptide ABC transporter substrate-binding protein has translation MKSSKFLALAGVTLLATGVLAACSGSGSGAKGEKTFSYIYETDPDNLNYLTTGKAATANITSNVVDGLLENDRYGNFVPSMAEDWSVSKDGLTYTYTIRKDAKWYTSEGEEYAAVKAQDFVTGLKYAADKKSDGLYLVQESIKGLDAYVKGEIKDFSQVGIKALDDQTVQYTLNKPESFWNSKTTMGVMAPVNEEFLNSKGDDFAKGTDPSSILYNGPFLLKSIVAKSSVEFAKNPNYWDKDNVHIDKVKLSFWDGQDTNKPTEAFKDGSFTMARLFPTSASYPETEKSFKDNIVYTQQDSTTYLVGTNIDRQSYKFTSKTTDEQKTSTKKALLNKDFRQALAFGFDRTAYASQVNGASGATKLLRNVFVPPTFVQADGKNFGELVKEKLATYGDEWSNVNLADAQDGLYNPEKAKAEFAKAKTALQAEGVQFPIHLDMPVDQTNTTKVQRVQSFKQSVEATLGTENVVVDIQQLQKDDVLNITYFAETAAGEDWDISDNVGWSPDFADPSTYLDIIKPSVGENTKTYLGFDSGTNNAAAKKVGLEDYEKMVVEAGEEVGNVSKRYEKYAAAQAWLTDSALIIPTTSQTGRPMLSKMVPFTLPFAYSGNKGTSEALLYKYLEVQDKAVTVDEYQKAQEKWMKEKEESNKKAQEDLANHVK, from the coding sequence ATGAAAAGTTCAAAATTTCTTGCCCTTGCGGGTGTTACGTTATTGGCAACTGGTGTTTTAGCTGCTTGCTCTGGCTCAGGTTCAGGTGCTAAAGGTGAGAAGACATTCTCATACATTTATGAAACAGATCCGGACAACCTGAACTACTTGACAACTGGTAAGGCTGCGACAGCAAATATCACTAGCAACGTAGTGGATGGTTTGTTGGAAAATGATCGTTACGGTAATTTTGTACCATCAATGGCCGAAGACTGGTCAGTATCTAAAGATGGTTTGACTTACACCTACACGATTCGTAAGGATGCAAAATGGTATACATCTGAAGGTGAAGAATACGCTGCAGTTAAAGCGCAAGATTTTGTTACAGGTCTGAAATATGCAGCTGATAAAAAATCAGATGGTCTTTACCTTGTGCAAGAGTCAATTAAAGGCTTGGATGCTTATGTGAAAGGTGAAATCAAAGATTTCTCACAAGTCGGAATCAAGGCTCTTGATGATCAAACAGTTCAATACACCTTGAATAAACCAGAAAGTTTTTGGAATTCTAAGACAACAATGGGAGTGATGGCTCCAGTTAATGAAGAGTTCTTAAACTCTAAGGGAGACGATTTTGCCAAAGGAACAGATCCAAGTAGTATTCTCTACAATGGTCCATTCTTGCTCAAATCTATTGTAGCTAAATCTTCTGTTGAATTTGCTAAAAATCCAAACTACTGGGATAAGGACAATGTCCATATTGATAAGGTCAAATTATCATTCTGGGATGGACAAGATACCAACAAACCGACTGAAGCCTTCAAGGATGGTAGCTTCACTATGGCCCGTCTCTTCCCAACTAGCGCAAGCTATCCAGAGACTGAGAAATCATTTAAAGATAACATTGTTTATACCCAACAGGATTCAACTACTTACTTGGTAGGTACTAACATTGATCGTCAGTCATATAAATTTACATCTAAGACTACAGATGAACAGAAGACATCAACTAAGAAAGCACTTCTTAACAAAGACTTCCGTCAAGCACTTGCATTTGGTTTTGACAGAACAGCCTATGCTTCACAGGTAAATGGTGCTAGTGGGGCAACTAAACTTCTTCGTAACGTGTTTGTACCACCTACATTTGTACAAGCAGATGGAAAAAACTTTGGTGAGTTAGTAAAAGAAAAATTGGCAACTTACGGAGATGAATGGAGTAATGTTAACTTAGCAGATGCTCAAGACGGTCTGTACAATCCTGAAAAAGCTAAAGCAGAATTTGCTAAGGCTAAGACTGCTCTTCAGGCAGAAGGAGTACAGTTCCCAATTCATTTGGACATGCCTGTTGATCAAACAAACACAACAAAAGTTCAACGTGTTCAATCTTTCAAACAATCAGTTGAAGCAACTTTGGGAACAGAAAATGTTGTTGTGGATATTCAACAACTTCAAAAAGACGATGTCTTGAACATTACTTACTTTGCTGAAACAGCTGCTGGCGAAGATTGGGATATCTCAGATAACGTTGGTTGGTCTCCAGACTTTGCAGACCCATCTACTTACCTTGATATCATCAAGCCATCTGTTGGAGAAAATACTAAGACTTATCTAGGATTTGATTCTGGAACTAACAATGCTGCTGCTAAGAAAGTTGGTTTGGAAGATTATGAAAAGATGGTTGTAGAAGCTGGTGAAGAAGTTGGTAACGTTTCAAAACGTTATGAAAAATATGCTGCTGCCCAAGCTTGGTTGACAGATAGTGCCTTGATCATTCCAACAACATCACAGACAGGTCGTCCAATGTTGTCTAAGATGGTACCATTCACACTTCCATTTGCTTATTCTGGAAACAAAGGAACAAGTGAAGCTCTCTTGTACAAATATCTAGAAGTACAGGATAAAGCTGTGACAGTTGATGAGTATCAAAAAGCTCAAGAAAAATGGATGAAAGAAAAAGAAGAGTCTAATAAAAAAGCTCAAGAAGATTTAGCAAATCATGTGAAGTAG
- a CDS encoding sugar transferase has product MKYYLKEEFLKDSGARNAGNKARNDVEEIVVREGYSPLLLMVDDWYQMGTIRAQRHKAKALSKAISKLKEGDQLLIQFPMLHHSFFTTHLVKRMQRKGVKVHFIIHDLEVLRYANLDTVPLKHKIRVHLQESSLLKQADGLIAHNPVMKSVLVDKGISEKKIISLGIFDYLIPSYQDKEDLSKEGAIIVAGNLAQEKAGYLYELPARPAYNLYGVGFDEARKLSNETYFGSFLPDELPSALEGSFGLVWDGDSSKTCSGVFGEYLRYNNSHKASLYLASGFPIIVWGQSALANFVLEKECGISVESLLDLEEVLDNLSQEEYQDLVKNAKAVGQKIREGSYLLSALQALN; this is encoded by the coding sequence ATGAAATATTATCTAAAAGAAGAATTTCTGAAGGATTCTGGTGCACGAAATGCGGGGAATAAGGCTCGAAACGATGTTGAAGAAATAGTAGTTCGTGAGGGCTATAGTCCTTTGTTATTGATGGTAGATGATTGGTATCAAATGGGGACTATTAGAGCCCAACGACATAAGGCCAAAGCCCTATCCAAAGCTATATCTAAGTTGAAGGAAGGGGATCAGCTACTTATTCAATTTCCTATGCTTCATCATAGTTTCTTTACGACTCATTTAGTCAAAAGAATGCAACGTAAAGGAGTGAAGGTTCACTTTATTATCCATGATTTAGAAGTTTTGCGCTATGCCAATTTGGATACAGTACCCTTGAAGCATAAAATTCGTGTTCATCTTCAAGAGTCAAGTCTTTTGAAACAAGCTGATGGTCTTATTGCTCATAATCCAGTTATGAAATCAGTGCTTGTTGATAAGGGGATTTCTGAGAAGAAAATAATTAGTTTAGGCATTTTTGACTATCTGATCCCGAGTTATCAGGACAAAGAAGATTTATCGAAGGAAGGGGCTATTATTGTAGCTGGAAATTTAGCCCAAGAAAAAGCAGGTTACTTATATGAGTTGCCTGCAAGACCGGCATATAACCTCTATGGTGTTGGTTTTGATGAGGCTAGAAAGCTATCCAATGAAACTTATTTTGGTTCATTTCTTCCAGATGAACTACCGTCAGCGTTAGAAGGAAGCTTTGGTTTAGTTTGGGATGGTGATAGTTCTAAAACTTGTAGCGGCGTGTTTGGTGAGTATTTGAGATACAATAATTCCCACAAGGCTTCCCTTTATTTGGCTTCTGGTTTTCCTATTATTGTCTGGGGGCAATCTGCTTTGGCTAATTTCGTCTTAGAAAAAGAGTGTGGAATTAGTGTTGAGAGTTTACTTGACTTGGAAGAAGTATTAGACAATTTGTCTCAAGAAGAGTATCAGGATTTGGTAAAAAATGCTAAGGCCGTAGGTCAAAAAATTCGTGAGGGTTCTTATCTTCTTTCCGCATTGCAAGCTTTAAATTAA